The bacterium genome contains the following window.
GGGATCAGGTGCGGCTGAAGGGTGGACGCGCGGAATGCATCCCGCCAACAGGACGGCCGCGGCAAACATCCATGTGGCCCGTTGAAGCCCCATCACCCCTCCACCAACCGACGCGGCCGCGAGGCTAGACCCAACGGGTCACCTTGTCCAGGCATGATTCTCGGGCTCGGCCGCGCCGCCTACTACGCGGCCGGGAGGGGCACCTCGACATAATCGCGTCGACAGGGTGGGCCAGGCGCGTGCCAGTACCGCAGACGGCCGGCGGCGTCGGCGGCCACGACCGAGGACGAGCGGGTCCCATAGCCGGGCAGGTGCACACAGAGCGTGTCGATGATCTCGGCGCGAGGGTCCAGGGCGGTCGAGTGGTCGGACAGGATGGTGCGGAGCGCCGGCAATAGCGCCGGAACCTCGGGCGCCGCGGCGAGGTCGAGGGCGCGGAAGCGCTGTGACGACTTGGCGATCCGCGGGCAGGTCGGGTCGTTGAGCTCGAGATTGGTGAGCAGATGCACCCCGGGTTCGAGCGGTGCGATCTGCATGGCGCCGCCGCGGTTGGTGGCGACCAGTGCGGCGGCGTGGTCGGCTATCAGGAGGCTGAAAGGGTTGTAGGCGCTGCCGTCCTCGCCTTCGAGCAGGCGCCGGGCGTTGGCAATCCCACGCTGCTGGAGCACCGACAGAGTCAGCAGGCCGCGAGACCGCAGGCTCGCGTCGGGCCCGCCACGACTTCTTCGGTTGAGCAGGCCGACGACGAGGCCGGCCTGGTTGACGCCGAACCAGGTACCGCCGGCGCTGAGGTCCTGCCCGCCGACGACCCATGGATCCGCTGCCAACTGGCGCGGGTCGGCGGTCGGGCGATCGAGGAATTCGTCGCGATTGGCGGCGACCAGCAGCGGCAGGGAAGGGGCGCAGCCCACGTACACGGCCAGGGTACACACGCCGAATGCGCTAGCGAGGCGGCGGGCCGCTGGCAAATACCCGGGGCGCGGAAGCGGTGCCACCGCCGCTCCCCGGCCGCCGCGCCGGAACCGTCGATTGTGTGCGTCGGACCCCTGTGGTAGCCGATTTTCATCGCACGAACGGCTCCACGATGCTGGAGAACGGACCTTGGACACGAGGTCCGCGCCCAGACGAGAATGGCGCCAGTCGAGGCCAGTACGACGCGCAGCCAGCCACCGCCGGGAGCCCGCATGTTTGCCAGTATCGACGACGTCATCACCCAGTTCGCCGCCCAGCGCTACATCTGCAACCGGCGCATCGCCACGGTGGTCTACCTGGCCACCCACCTCGAGAAGCCGATCCTGATCGAGGGCCCGGCGGGCGTCGGCAAGACCGAGCTCGCCAAGGTGGTGGCCGCGGCGCTCGACCTCAACCTGATCCGTCTGCAGTGCTACGAGGGCCTCGACGAGGCCAAGGCGCTGTACGAGTGGGAATACGCGAAGCAGCTCCTGTACACCCAGATCCTCAAGGACAAGATCAGCGAAGTGATCGGCGGCGCGGCGTCGCTGCGCGAAGCCGTCGACCGCATCGCCACGCAGGATGACGTCTTCTTTTCCGACCGCTTCATCCTGCCGCGGCCGCTGCTGCGCTCGATCACCTCGGCCGAACGCACCGTCCTGCTGATCGACGAGATCGACAAATCCGACAGCGAGTTCGAGGCCTTCCTGCTCGAGGTGTTGAGCGACTTCACGGTCAGCGTCCCCGAGCTCGGCACCTTGCGGGCGACGCATGTGCCGATCGTCCTGCTCACCAGCAACAACGCGCGCGAGATGTCGGACGCGCTCAAGCGACGCTGCCTGCACCTCTACATCGACTTCCCCTCGAGCGCCCAGGAGCTCGAGATCGTTCGCCTGAAGGTTCCGGATATCGGCCCACAGCTCGCGGCGCAGGTCGTCGAGGCGGTGCAGCGGGTGCGCAAGCTCGACCTCAAGAAGGTGCCGAGCATCAGCGAAACCCTCGACTGGGCGCGCACCCTGACCCTGCTCAACGCCACGCAACTCGACGAGTCGTTGGTCGAGGACACGCTGACCGCGATCCTCAAGTACGAGGGGGACA
Protein-coding sequences here:
- a CDS encoding MoxR family ATPase, coding for MFASIDDVITQFAAQRYICNRRIATVVYLATHLEKPILIEGPAGVGKTELAKVVAAALDLNLIRLQCYEGLDEAKALYEWEYAKQLLYTQILKDKISEVIGGAASLREAVDRIATQDDVFFSDRFILPRPLLRSITSAERTVLLIDEIDKSDSEFEAFLLEVLSDFTVSVPELGTLRATHVPIVLLTSNNAREMSDALKRRCLHLYIDFPSSAQELEIVRLKVPDIGPQLAAQVVEAVQRVRKLDLKKVPSISETLDWARTLTLLNATQLDESLVEDTLTAILKYEGDMRKAQDELKAFLQQPAAAGGQGNGSDVRH
- a CDS encoding NRDE family protein — encoded protein: MCTLAVYVGCAPSLPLLVAANRDEFLDRPTADPRQLAADPWVVGGQDLSAGGTWFGVNQAGLVVGLLNRRSRGGPDASLRSRGLLTLSVLQQRGIANARRLLEGEDGSAYNPFSLLIADHAAALVATNRGGAMQIAPLEPGVHLLTNLELNDPTCPRIAKSSQRFRALDLAAAPEVPALLPALRTILSDHSTALDPRAEIIDTLCVHLPGYGTRSSSVVAADAAGRLRYWHAPGPPCRRDYVEVPLPAA